One Mya arenaria isolate MELC-2E11 chromosome 5, ASM2691426v1 genomic window carries:
- the LOC128234942 gene encoding phosphatidylglycerophosphatase and protein-tyrosine phosphatase 1-like: MSLFNKVAFYPTLFYNVFLSKVSSRRWYDRIDDTVLLGALPFRGMTKWLVKEENVKGVVTLNEDWELEDFCNTEKEWAAVGVTQLKVPTVDFTASPSHEKICRAVDFMIKYRNERLGSVYVHCKAGRTRSATVVACYLVKVHGWNPEEAIAHIEEKRPHIWLREKQLASIQHYYNTSIRTDKQKGA, from the exons ATGAGTCTATTCAATAAGGTGGCATTTTACCCAACTCTCTTCTACAATGTGTTTCTGAGCAAGGTTAGCAGTCGCCGATGGTATGATCGAATAGATGACACAGTGCTATTAGGTGCCCTACCATTTAGGGGAATGACAAAATGG CTTGTTAAGGAAGAGAATGTGAAAGGAGTTGTTACTCTCAACGAAGATTGGGAACTGGAGGATTTCTGTAATACAGAGAAG GAATGGGCAGCTGTTGGTGTAACACAACTGAAAGTTCCTACAGTCGACTTCACAGCTTCTCCAAGTCATGAGAAGATCTGCCGAGCAGTGGACTTTATGATTAAGTATAGGAACGAACGGCTTGGCTCCGTGTATGTCCACTGTAAGGCTGGGCGTACGAGAAGTGCCACTGTCGTCGCCTGCTATCTAGTCAAG GTGCATGGCTGGAATCCAGAAGAAGCCATTGCGCATATAGAAGAGAAGAGGCCACATATCTGGCTTCGGGAGAAACAGCTGGCTTCCATCCAACACTACTATAATACCAGCATACGGACGGATAAACAAAAGGGGGCTTAG